The Rhodothermus marinus DSM 4252 DNA segment TTGCTCGTGCAACCCCGGTTGCTGGTGCTGGACGAGCCTTTCGAGCACCTGGATCCGGCCGCCCGTCGCCAGCTGCGGCAATTCCTGCTGGATTACCGGGAGCGGTCCGGCGCCACGATACTGTTCACGAGCCACAATCTGGAGGAGGTGTTCGGTCTGGCCCGGCGCGTGCTGGTGATGGAAGAAGGGCGGATCGTGCGCGACGTGTTTGCAGCGGATAAGACGCGGGCGGAACTGGAAGCATATTTCGCCATGGAAGCGAAGAACACGTAGGTGGTATCTTCGGGCCGGCACAATGGCCCGCTCCTCCAATCTCTGATTTTCATGCAGAAGACGAAGCGCGTGGCGATCGGTCTGCTGGCGGCCGGGTTGCTGCTGGCCGGTTGCGGCGGGGATCGATCCGAAACAGTTGCCGTGGACAGCACGCTGGTGGACGTGTTCGTCGAACTGCACCTGCTCTCGGCCCGGCAGGCGCTGGTGGGCGACGTGACGCCCGCCTTTCGCGACTCGGTGCTGGCCCGTTACGGGCTGGATTCGGCCACGGTGGCCCGTCGGCTGCAGCACTATGCACGGGATCCCGAAGCCTTTCGTCAGCTCTATCAGCAGATCCAGGAGCGGCTGATGCTGGAACACTACGGGAGCGAGGCCACGCCACGGTGAGGTGTTGCTACAGCTCGGAGGGGCTCCGGCGCCCGGATCGCTTCAGGCACACGTCGCAGGCGTTGCACCGCTCGGGCGCCGATTCGCCGAAGTAGGTCAGCAGAAAGTGGCGGCGGCAGCTCGTGGTGCGGGCGTAGCGGACGAGTGCTTCCAGGCGCGCTTCGGCCTGCTCGCGGGCCTGCCGCAGCAGGCGGTCGTCGATGCTCAGGCGCTGAGGGCGGGCGATTTTGAGGCGGACCAGGCGGGCGCGGTCGGACGAGAGCCAGTCGAGCAACACACGCTCCCGCAGAAAATCCAGGCCGCGGAGCAGCCGCTCGCGCTCCACCCCGGTGCGGCGGCTCAGCCGGCGCAGGCTGACCGGCCACCAGGTGGAAAAGGCGTCGGCCGGGATCGCACGCAGCAGCGCTTCGACGAAGCGGGCCAGCCGCGGGTTGTTCGTGGCTGCCGCAAAGCGTCGAAAGTCGTTCGGTGTGCCGCGCAGGCGCAGCAGCACGTAATGGGCGGGTAGCCAGATCGGCTCCCAGACTTCCTGGCGCGTGAGCAGCTCCAGCGTGTGGCGCACGGCACCCACCGGGACGCCCACGATGCGGGCGATGCGTTCGGGAGCGAACAGCACGGGATGGTTCGGACGGATGCCCACGGGCACCTGGGCCAGGCTGCAGGCCACCTCGTAGATGCGGGCCACCACGTCGCGCGCCGGATAGCTCAGGGCGATCAACTGGCGCTGCAGGTCGATGTCTTTCTCCTGAAAGAGCAGCACGGCGTAGGCTTTCTGGCCGTCGCGTCCGGCCCGACCGGCCTCCTGGTAGTAGGCTTCGAGCGATGGCGGGAGTTCGGCGTGCAGAACGAAGCGGACGTCCGCCCGGTCGATGCCCATGCCGAAGGCGCTGGTGGCGGCTACGACGCGGGCCTGTCCCTCCCGCCAGGCCCGGGAGGCGGCCGCCCGGTCGGCCGCCGACAGTCCGCCATGGTAGCAGACCGCCTCGACGCCCAGCCGCCGCAGCGTTTCGGTCCAGCGTTCGGCGCTTCGCCGCGTGGCGCAGTACAGGATGCCCGGGCCGGGCACGCCCCGGAGTACGGCTCGGACGCGTTCCGCTTTGTCGGCGGTCTCGAACACGGACCAGACCAGGTTGGGCCGGTCGAAGCCGCGCACGATGATCCGGGGGGTGCGCAGCGCCAGTTTTTCGACGATGTCCTGACGCACGCGCGGGGTGGCTGTGGCCGTGAGCGCCAGCAGCGGCGGATCGCCCAGCTGCCGACGGGCCTCGGGCAGGTGCAGGTAGGCGGGACGGAATTGCGGACCCCATTCGCTGACGCAGTGCGCTTCGTCGACGGCCAGCAGCGCCACGCGCAGCCGCCCGGCCCGTGCTTCGAAGCGGGCGGTGGTGAGCTGTTCAGGGGTTACATAAAGCAACCGATAGGCGCCGTGCTCCGCATCGATCCAGCACTGCTCGGCCGCGTGCGTCGAGAGATGTCCGTGCAGAAAGGCGGCCGGGATGCCCCGCGCCCGGAGCCGGGCCACCTGGTCTTCGATGAGCGCAAGCAGCGGCGAGACGACCAGCGTCAGGCCGTCCAGCAGCAGGGCCGGGAGCTGGTAGCAGACCGACTTCCCGGCGCCGGTCGGGAGCACGGCCAGCACGTCCTGTCCCTGCAGCACCGCCTGGATGATCTCCCACTGGCCCGGACGAAACGCGTCGTGTCGCCAGTAGCGGCGGAGCAGCGCGCGGGCGGTCTCGTAGCGGTCGGCCGCGGCATCGCTCATGGCGTCAGTAGCTTTCCGGATCGGAAGCCCCGTCCTGTACCAGCGCGACCCCTGCACTGGTGCCGAGCCGGCTGGCCCCGGCGGCCACCAGCGCTTCGGCCTGCGCGCGCGTGCGGATTCCGCCCGACGCCTTCACGCCCATCCGGTCGCCCACCACCCGACGCATCAGCGCGACGTCTTCGACGGTGGCGCCTCCGCCGGCAAAGCCCGTGGACGTTTTCACGAAGTCGGCTCCGGCCTCCAGCGCCAGTCGACAGGCGGTTTCTTTTTCCGCATCGGTCAGCAGCGCCGTTTCCAGAATCACTTTCACCAGAATCCGATCGCGTCCTGCCGGTGGCCTGGCCGCTCGGGCGACCCCCACCACGGCGCGGATGTCCTCCAGTACTTCCCGGAGCCGGCCGCTTTTCAGCAAGCCGATGTTCTGGACCATGTCGAGTTCGGCCGCGCCGTCCCGGATGGCCTGTTCGGCCTCGGCCGCTTTGATGGCCGTGCGGTTGGCTCCGAGCGGGAAGCCCACCACGGTGCAGACGGCCACCTCGCTACCCTGCAGCAGTTCGGCGGCCAGCGGCACGAAGCAGGGATTGACGCACACGGCCGCAAAGCCATAGCGGCGCGCTTCCTCGCAGAGTGTGCGGATGCGGGCTTCCGTGGTGTCGGGTTTAAGTGCCGTGTGGTCGATCAGGCGGGCGAGTTCCTGGGGCGTCATGGTCGGTCGGCGGTAGCGGTCCAAACTGCGGCGTGTCGGGCAGGGCCACCTGCACGGCCGGGTAGGCCAGCTCGATCCCGCCGTGTCGGCGGAAGGCTTCCAGAATGCTGACCGTCAGCGCGTGCTCGGTACCCCGGCGCTTGCGCACCTCGCACAGGTAACGCAGCGTCAGCCGGATGCCGTTCTCCACGATGCGCACGTAGACGAACGGCGTCAGGATGCTGTAATGTACGAGAAATTCCCGGGACATCTGGCGGATTTCTTCGGCCACCTGGCGTTCGACGATGGCCGTCGATTCGCGCGCGAGCGATTCCATGATGTCGCGGGCGGCCTGCCAGTCGCTCCGGAAGGTGACTGTCACCGACAGCTCGTTCCAGATGAAGCGAAAGCCCTGGGTGTAGTTGTAGACCGGATAGAGAAAGACCCAGGCGTTCGGAATGTGCACGAGCCGGCCGGTGCTCTGGTCGGCGTCCACCCAGCCGCCGATCTCCATGAGCGTGGTGCGCATGACGCGGATGTCGATCACGTCGCCGCGCACGCCGTTGATCTCGATGCGGTCGCCCTGCTGGTAGGGATGCACCAGCACGATGCGAAGCCAGCCGGCCACGCTCAGCAGGGCCTCGCGCAACGCGATGGCCAGCCCGGCGCCGACGACCGTCAGGATGGCCACCAGCTCGGCCGGACGGGGCGAAAAGATCACCAGCAGCAGCCCCATCATGACGACGGCGCCGGTGCGTCGGATCTGGCGGCTGATGCGGTAGACGCGGTCCGGATCGTCGATGCGGCGCGTGAGCAGCCGGATGCTCACGCGCACCAGGACGAAGACGATGACCAGGCCGGCCGCCGCCAGCGCGAGCCGGTAGAGCAGGTCCTGTTCCTGAAAGGAAAAAAGCTCGCTCATGAGCGGGCCTCGACTTCCGGCGTCTGCTGCAGGTGGCGAAGCAGGGCCCGGTGGTATTCGCTGATGAGCTGGTGCGGCCGCAGGAAGCCCACGATTTCGCCGCGCTCGTCCAGCACGGGCAGCTCCGGATAGCGCGTCTCCAGGAAGCGATTGAGGGCATCCTCGAGCGTGTCGGACAGCCGCACGGCCTCGAAGGGCACCTGCACGTCCTGGGCGACGATGAGCGGGCTGAGCGCGTCGGCCTCGCGCAGCAGCGACTGCAGGTCTTCGAGCAGCACCAGCCCCAGGTAGCGGGGCGGGCGGCCGCTGCCGGGCGCCACGACGGGCAGCACGACCTCCCGCGTGCGCGTGAACAGGTCCAGCATCTCGCGCAGCGTATGACCCGGCTCGACCGTGTGGAAGTAAGGCACGCGCTCGACGACCGCCGCCACCGGAATCTGGCGCAGCAGATCGGGCAACAGTTCGGCGCGGTGGGCGGGCGAGTCGTTGTGCGTGCGCACCTGCTCCTCGAACAGGCTCCACCGGCGGGCCACTAGGTGGGTGATCACGCCCGCGAAGATCAGCGGCACCAGCAGCGAGTAGCTCCCGGTCATCTCCGAAATCATGATCGTGGCAGCGATGGGCACGTTGGCTGCGCCGCCCACGAACGTACCCATACCGATCAGCACGTAGGCCTCGGGCTGGGTGATCAGCGTCGGAAACAGCCGGTGCAACCCTTCCCCGTAGAGGCCTCCCAACATGCCGCCGATCACCAGCGACGGGGCGAAGGTGCCGCCTGCGCCTCCTGAGCCGATCGTCAGCGACGTGGCGAAGATTTTCAACAGGGCCAGCAGCGCCATGAAGCCCAGCGGCAGGTTGCCGTCGATGGCCTGCTGCAGCCAGCCGTAGCTCGAGCCCATGATGGCCGGGAAGAAGAAGGCGATCGCGCCGACGAGCAGGCCGCCCAGCGCGGGCTTCAGAGCCGGTGGCAGGGGCAGCGGATCGAAGATGCGGCGCTTCGTGCCGTAGAAGACGCGCACGTAAAAGATGCCCACGATGGCACAGCAGAGCGCGAAGCCGATCAGCGGGAGCAGTTCGAGCGGACTGACGAACTCGAAGCGCGGGGTGACGAAGACAGTCCCCGAACGCTCAATGCTCGTATAGAGCGAATAACCGGTGATGCTGGCCACGATGGCGGGCATGAGCGCCTCGCTTTCGATGTCTTCGCGGTAGAGCACCTCGACGGCGAAGAAAGCACCGCCCAGCGGGGAGCGGAAGATGCTGCTCAGACCGGCCGCCATGCCGGCCACCAGAAACAGCCGGCGCTCCCGTTCACTCAAGCGCAACCGCTGGGCCAGCCATGACCCCAGCGTGGCGCCGATCTGGGTGATCGGCCCCTCGCGGCCGGCGCTTCCTCCCGATCCGATCGTCAGCGCCGCAGCCACGATCTTGACCAGCCCGGCGCGAAGGCGCATAAAGCCACGCTCTCGATGAAAGGCCCGGATCACGCTGTCGGTCCCATGGCCTTCGGCCTCGGGCGCAAAGGTGAAGACGATCCAGCCTGCAAGCAGGCCGCCTACCGCGGGGGCGATCAGCAGCAGCCAGCGACGGGCAGGATGGAGTACCTGTTCCAGATCGAAAATGTCGGTGCCGCCTTCGCCTCGGGGGAAGGGCACCGGATACCCGGCCCCTTCGATCAGGATCAGCCGGGTCAGCAGGGTTACCAGCTCGCCGAAGACCAGCGCGGCCAGCGCACCCAGCACGCCGATAATGGCCGAGTAAAACATCCAGCGGCCCGTGATACGCCAGTCGAAGTTCTGCGTCCAGGCCAGTAACGTGCGCGGATAGAACAGCCGAAAAACCTGGGCGGGATCGACGTGATTGCGGCGTGCCATAACCGGCGGATCGTTCGACACTCTCGGTGCTACCGGACCCTGCTTTCAAAAATACGTTCCGGAAGTTATCGACATCCGATGTGCAATCGAAACCCTGACGTAATTTTCTTCATTAACCCTGAAGCCTGAAATGATCTTGCCGGAGTGATGGCAGCTCGAAATCTGTCGGATGTACGTGGACGCCTGCGCAACCGCCGGGCCGGACTCAACCGCCTGATTTTTGGCCTGGCGCTGCTGGGCCTGCTCGACACGACGCACCTCTGGGTGCAGCAGCAGCGCCAGTTCGAAGAAGGGTGCTTCGGCGTGGCGAGTCTGGCGCCGCTGGAAAAGGCCTTCGATTGCGCCTCGGTGGTGCAGAGCGCGGCCGGCACGCTGCTGGGCGTCTCAAACACGATCTGGGGCGCGCTGTTTTACGCCGCCGTGGCCCTGCTGAGCGCGCTGGCGTTGTTGCGTCCGGCCCTGCACCGGCATCGGTATAAGCTGATCCGGGCCGGACTGCTCGGCGTCGGGTTGCTTTACACGCTCTACCTGCTCTATTATCAGGCATTCGAGCTGGCCACGTTCTGTGCGCTGTGCCTGGTTTCGGCCGGGCTGGTGCTGACGATGGCCGGCCTGCAGGCTTACGAACTGTTCACCTTTCGACCGGCTACCATGGAACGACCGGAACGCATCCGCACCGAACGACTGGCCCTGGGCGGACTGGCGCTGGCTGCGCTGCTGCTCATGGGCGCCGACGTGTACCTGAACGACGCGCTTTCGCCGAAAACCTCGACCACCACGGCCGCCGCAGCGACCGAAGCGCAACCGGCCACGCAGACCTGCAGCTTCGATACAGAGCGGCCGCCGGTGCGCTACTTCCGCGACCTGATCATGATGAACGACCCCACGGCGGGCAATCCCGACGCGAAGGTGGTCGTCATCGAATACCTCGATCCCAATTGCCCGCACTGTAAGCACCTGCACCCGATCATGAAGCAGGTAGTGGAAAGCTACGGGCTGCAGGCCTATTTCGTCTTCAAGCCGATCCCGCTCTGGCAGTTTTCCATCCCGCAGGTGGCTGCGCTGTACGCCGCCGCCCGGGAGGGGAAGTTCGAGGCCATGCTGGAGGCGCAGTTCGAACGCCAGCGCTCGGGTGGACTGACGCTGGAGGAAATTCTCGACATCGCCGAGGCGATCGGCATGGACCGAAACGAGCTGGCCCGGCAGATCAACGAGGGCGTCTTCAACGAATACATGCAACGGCAGAGCCGACAGGCCAGCATGATCGGCGTGCGGGGCGTTCCCACCGTGCTGATCAACGGCCACTTCGTGCCGGGCTACGCCCGGACCGTCGAATGCCTCGGCCAGCTGATCGAACAGCAGGCGAAGGGCTCCTGAGGTCAACGCTTAAATTTTCTTCAGAAAAGGGCCGACACAAGGGGCGGCCCTTTTCTTTATTGTAAAAGCAGTGCAGCAAGGCGGGTGAAGACAGTGAGACGTGGGGGACTGCAAACGGTGCTTCTGGGAGCTGTTGTGTGGAGCCTGATGGGCTTGCGGGCAATCGCGCAGGAAGAACCCTGGTGGACGGCCGTCTGGAAACCGCTGCTGACTTACCGGGGCGTGGAGATTACCTATCTGTTCTATGCGGAAAAAGATGGCTCCTACGAGGGCGTGGTGCTTCGCCTGCACAATCGCAACGACTTTCCGGTGGTCTGTCGCTTTCAGGTGGTCTTCCGGGCCGACGATGGCAGCGAAGAGGTAGCCTGGGTGGCCGATACGCTGCGGGCTGGTGAGATGCGTACGGGCGGGCTTTCGGGGCTGTTCTGGATGCCGTTCCGTGACGGCCGCTCGGTGGCCGAACTCGGCCTCCGCAAAATCCGCATCGAGGCGCTGCAGTAAAGTGGAGCACTTTTTCTCAAAACACTTACTGGATCGCGCCGCACGGGTTGCCCCGGAAGACGAGAGCTACGCAGGCGGGCCCCAGCCGCCGCCTCCGGGGGTTTCGATGCGGATGCGGTCGCCGGCCTCGGCCTGAAAACTGGTCTTTCCGGGCATCTGGCGCACCTCGCCCCGGTGAATCCACAGGTTGCGGCCGGGTTGGCCCGGCGCACCGCCGGCCAGACCGTAGGGCGCCCGTCGCCGCCGTTCGGTCAGCCAGGTAACCTGTGCCGGCGCCAGCAGCTCGATCTCCCGGATGAGTCCGTCGCCGCCCCGGTGGCGGCCGGCGCCGCCCGAACCGTCTCGGATCGCATAGTGCGTTACGCGGAGCGGATAGGCGTACTCGAGCGCCTCGACGGGCGTGTTCAGCGTGTTCGTCATGTGCGTGTGCACGGCCGAGGTGCCATCGGCATCGGGCAGGGCCCCGGCGCCGCCGGCCAGCGTCTCGTAGTAGGCATAGTAACGGCCGGTGCGCGGATCGAGGCCGCCGATCGTCAGGTTGTTCATGGTACCCTGAGAGGCGGCCGGAATGCGATCGGGGCAGACCTGCGCCAGCGCGCCCAGCAGCACATCGACGATCCGCTGGGAGGTTTCCACGTTGCCGCCGGCGACCGCCGCCGGTGGCCGGGCATCGACCAGCGTGCCGGGCCGGGTGACGATCCGCAGAGGCCGTAGACAGCCTGCATTGGCGGGTACGTCGTAGCCCAGCAGGGCCCGGAACACATAGTACACGGCCGAGACGGTGATGGCACGCACGGCGTTCAGGCTGCCCGCGCACTGGGGATCGGTTTCGGAAAAGTCAATCGTGGCCGTGTCGTCCGCAATGGTCAGTGCGACCCGGATCCACAGGGGCGCTTCGCTGATCCCGTCGTCGTCGAGCGCATCTTCGAAGCGCCAGGTGCCGTCAGGCAGCGTCTGCAGCAGGGTGCGCATCAACCGCTCGGCATAATCCAGCAGGGCCCTGAAGGCCGCACGCAGCGTATCGAGGCCGTAGGCGGCGGCCAGCTCCTGCAGGCGCCGGACGCCCCGCTCGTTGGCGGCCAGTTGCGCACGCAGGTCGCCGCGCCGTTCGTCGGGCGTGCGCACGTTGGCGAGCAGCAATTCCCACACGGTCCGGTTCGGGCGGCCGCGCTCCATGAGCTTAACGGGCGGGATGATGAGTCCTTCCTGAAAGATTTCGCGCGACAGCGGCATCGAGCCCGGTGCCATGCCGCCGATGTCGGCATGGTGGGCGCGGCTGGCCACGAAACCGAGCAACTGCCCTTCGACGAACACCGGCGAAACGAGCGTCAGGTCCGGCAGGTGCGTGCCACCCCGGAACGGATCGTTGAGCAGCACGGCATCGCCCGGTTTCAGCTCGGGGAATGCTTCGCGACAGGTCTGTACCGACAGCGGCAACGCGCCCAGATGTACGGGAATGTGGGCGGCCTGGGCCACCAGTTCGCCATCGGACGTGAACAGCGCGCACGAATAGTCGCGGCGCTCCTTGATGTTCGGCGAAAAGCCAGTGCGGCGCAGCACGGCGCCCATTTCCTCAGCCACCGCGGCCAGCAGGTGGCGAAAAATTTCCAGCCGAACCGGGTCCATTTCAGGTATCGATCCAGACATGGCCGAAGCGGTCAACGTGGGCGGTGGTTTCCGGGGGCAGGTAAATGGTCGTATCGGGGCGCACGAGCACGGCGGGACCGAGCAGTCGGTTGCCGGCCCGCAGGCGGGTGGCATCGAAGAAGGGGACGTCCGCCCGGCTCGTCTCGAGCACGACCGGCGTCCTGTCCAGCAGGGCTTCGGAGGGCGGAACGGGATCGCCCGCCTCGACCGTCGGGAGCGCGGGCGGCGCGATCGGTCCGGTAGCCCGCACGCGCAGGTTGACGATCTCGGGCACGAGGTCCGGCGTGGCATAGCCGTAGCGCCGCCGGTGCAGTCGGTGGAAGGCCCTGATCCAGCCGCGGCCGAAGGGCACGGTCAGTTCGTAGCTCTGGCCGGGGTAGCGGACGTCGAGCAGGCGTTCGATCCGGATCTGACCCGACGCAAAGCCTTCGGCGCGTAGCTCCTCGCGTCCCTGGCGGACCAGCGGATCGAGACGCCGACGCAGTTCTTCCGCCGACGTGGTGCCCGGGAGCATGACGGTCCGGACATAGTCGCGCACCACGTCGGCGGCCAGCATGCCCAGCGCCGAAAGCACCGAAGCCTGGGCGGGTACGAGCACGCGGCGAATGCCCAGCGCCCGGGCCAGCGTGGCCGCGTGCAGGCCGCCGGCGCCGCCGAACGAGACGAGCACGAAATCGCGCGGGTCGTAGCCGCGCTCGACCGAGATCACGCGGAGCGCCCGGGCCATGTGGGCTTCGGCCACCGCCACGACGCCCCGGGCAGCCGCCTGAGCGGGCGTCAGGCCGGGGGGTACGTCCAGGCGCAGCGTTCGGGCCAGTCGCGTCAGGGCCTCCTCGGCAGCTTTGGCGTCCAGCCGATGGCGGCCGCCGAGAAAAGCATCCGGCCGCAGGCGGCCGAGCACCAGGTGGGCGTCGGTCACGGTGGGTTCGATGCCGCCGCGTCCGTAACAGACCGGACCGGGATCGGCACCGGCGCTTTCCGGTCCCACGCGCAGGGCGCCGCCGGGATCGACGCGCGCAATGGAGCCGCCCCCGGCTCCGACCGTGTGGATGTCGAGCAGCGGGATCCCGATGGGAAGCCCGCCGATGGTACCTTCGGTGGTGAGGGGCAGGGCGTCGGGCACCAGCGCCACGTCCGTGGACGTGCCGCCCATGTCGAACGTGATCAGGTGGCGGGTGCCGGACAGTCCCGCCACGAAGCGGGCGCCGATCAGGCCGCCGGCCGGTCCCGAGAGCACGCAGCGGACGGCCTGGGCGCGGGCCTCGCGGGCATGAATCAGGCCGCCGCTGGACTGCATCACGCGCAGCGTGCCGCCCAGCGCGGCTTCGAGGCGGCCGAGGTAACGATCCAGCACGGGGGCCACGTAGGCACTGGCCGTCGTGGTGCTGGCCCGCTCGTACTCCCGGAAAGCGGGCAGGATGTCGCTGGAGGCCGCCACCACGAAGCCGGCCTCTCGCAGTGCGCGCGCCAGCCGTTGCTCGTGGTCCGGGTGGGCAAAAGAAAAAAGCAGACAGACGGCGACCGACTCCACGCGGGCCGACCGAAGCGCCTCGATCAGCGGCGGAATGGCCGTCTCGTCCAGCGGTTGAAGCACCGATCCGTCGGGGCCCACGCGTTCCGGCACTTCAAAGCACAGCGTGCGTGGCACGAGCGGTTCGGGCCGTCGGGCGGCCAGATCGTACAACTCGGCCCGGTTCTGACGGCCGATATATAGCAGGTCCCGAAAGCCCGCCGTGGTGACGAAGGCCGTGCGCGCGCCTTTGCGTTCCAGCAGGGCGTTCGTGGCGACGGTCGAGCCGTGCACGATCTGGCGTGCGGCCGCCGGCACCTGCTGCAGGCCTTCGAGCACGGCACGCGCCGGATCGTCCGGCGTGGAGAAGATCTTGAAGGTAGTCAGGCGCCCGTCCGTTTCGTCGAAAACGACAAAGTCCGTAAAGGTCCCTCCGATGTCGATACCTACGCGGATGCTCATGGGGCAAGACGACGCAGTCGATACAGATAGCGACCCAGAAGCAGGAGCAAAAAGAAGGTAATGCCGCCGGCCAGTTTCAGCAGCAGCGACTCCGACAGTACCGGACCCACGCCGGCCGCCTGCAATGCGGCCAGCAGGTTGCGCAGGCCGAGCAACACGGCGATCCCGACCGAGAGGCCGGCGAGCACGTTCAGCCCGGGCGAAGTGAGGCCGTCGCGTCCCATCAGGCGCGGATCGTTGGTGGCGATCCACAGAAATACGGCCACGATCGGTAGCAGCACGCCGTTGAGTGCCTGGGCCGTGATGATGGCCGGGATCGGCCGCAGGTCCAGCAGACTCAGGAGCACGCCGCTGCCCCATACCACCAGCCAGGTAAGCCGGTAGGTGCGGTCGTGCTCCGAGGCGTTCGGTGCACTCAGCAGGCCGCGTGCTGTGATGGCGGCGGCGATGGGCGCCGTCAGCGCCGACGTGAAGCCGGCCGCAAAGAGTCCCAGCGCGAACAGGGCGCGGGCCCAGGTGCCCAGCACCCGACCGAGCGTGTCGGCAAGGGCCGCGTAGGTGAAGGCGCCGTGCACCGCCGTGCCGACTACCAGCACGGCCATCGAGATCAGGCCGCCGCCGACGATGGCCACGGCCAGCCCGAAGCGCGTTGCGTCCAGCGGTTCGCCCCGGGCCAGTCCGGAGCCCAGAAACAGGTTGTAGGGTACGACGGTCGTGCCGATCAACCCCACCACCAGCAGCCCGGTGCCCTCCGGCATCACGGGCCAGACCAGATGGCGCAGCAGCGCAGCGTCGGGCGGATGCACCTGCAGGGCGGTGATCAGAAACGCTAGCCCCATGAACGCCACAAATGCCCCGAGCACACGCGGTAGCATGCGCAGCGTGCCGAACCAGAGCAGGGCACCTGAGGCTACACCTACGCCGAGCACCAGCAGGCGGCGAGGCGCGTCGAATACCAGCTCCAGCCCGGCCATGGCGCCCAGTACGTTCCCCACCTCGAAGGCCGCATTGCCCAGCACGATGGCGCCCAGCGCCAGCAATCGGACGGCCACGCCTTTCCAGCCATCGAACTGATCGCGCAGCGCTTCGGCCAGCGGACGTCCCGAGCAGATGGCCAGCCGGGCGGCCGCCTCCTGCAGCGTCCAGCAGGCCAACGTCGAGAACGTCAGCGCCCAGAGCAGGGCCAGCCCGTAGCCGGCCCCTGCGGCCGCCGCCGTAGTGACCGTGCCCGGACCGATGAAGGCCGCCGTCAGAACGGCCCCGAGCAGGATGGACGTCCAGCGTTGCATGGAAAATTCCAGCGCAGAGCATTTATGCGACCGGAAACTATGAGATTCTCCCCCAGAAATGCCACGGCCCCATCGAACAGGCGGGGTGATCGCGTCGGTCCGCTCCTACTTTATTCGGCCGTTTTGTATGTTCTGAAAAAATTGACCAGGATTCAGGATGGCGTCATGAAACGGCTCTGGATCGTACTGCTACTGGCCGGATGGGCACTGGCAGGCAAGACGCAGCCGGTAACGAAACAGCCGGATCCTTACATCCAGCAGCTGCTGGCGCGCGTTTCGGCCGATTCGATCGAGGCGAACATCCGCCGGCTGGCCGCCTTCGGTACGCGGCATACGCTTTCGCCGACCGACAAC contains these protein-coding regions:
- a CDS encoding RecQ family ATP-dependent DNA helicase, which gives rise to MSDAAADRYETARALLRRYWRHDAFRPGQWEIIQAVLQGQDVLAVLPTGAGKSVCYQLPALLLDGLTLVVSPLLALIEDQVARLRARGIPAAFLHGHLSTHAAEQCWIDAEHGAYRLLYVTPEQLTTARFEARAGRLRVALLAVDEAHCVSEWGPQFRPAYLHLPEARRQLGDPPLLALTATATPRVRQDIVEKLALRTPRIIVRGFDRPNLVWSVFETADKAERVRAVLRGVPGPGILYCATRRSAERWTETLRRLGVEAVCYHGGLSAADRAAASRAWREGQARVVAATSAFGMGIDRADVRFVLHAELPPSLEAYYQEAGRAGRDGQKAYAVLLFQEKDIDLQRQLIALSYPARDVVARIYEVACSLAQVPVGIRPNHPVLFAPERIARIVGVPVGAVRHTLELLTRQEVWEPIWLPAHYVLLRLRGTPNDFRRFAAATNNPRLARFVEALLRAIPADAFSTWWPVSLRRLSRRTGVERERLLRGLDFLRERVLLDWLSSDRARLVRLKIARPQRLSIDDRLLRQAREQAEARLEALVRYARTTSCRRHFLLTYFGESAPERCNACDVCLKRSGRRSPSEL
- a CDS encoding chloride channel protein, whose protein sequence is MARRNHVDPAQVFRLFYPRTLLAWTQNFDWRITGRWMFYSAIIGVLGALAALVFGELVTLLTRLILIEGAGYPVPFPRGEGGTDIFDLEQVLHPARRWLLLIAPAVGGLLAGWIVFTFAPEAEGHGTDSVIRAFHRERGFMRLRAGLVKIVAAALTIGSGGSAGREGPITQIGATLGSWLAQRLRLSERERRLFLVAGMAAGLSSIFRSPLGGAFFAVEVLYREDIESEALMPAIVASITGYSLYTSIERSGTVFVTPRFEFVSPLELLPLIGFALCCAIVGIFYVRVFYGTKRRIFDPLPLPPALKPALGGLLVGAIAFFFPAIMGSSYGWLQQAIDGNLPLGFMALLALLKIFATSLTIGSGGAGGTFAPSLVIGGMLGGLYGEGLHRLFPTLITQPEAYVLIGMGTFVGGAANVPIAATIMISEMTGSYSLLVPLIFAGVITHLVARRWSLFEEQVRTHNDSPAHRAELLPDLLRQIPVAAVVERVPYFHTVEPGHTLREMLDLFTRTREVVLPVVAPGSGRPPRYLGLVLLEDLQSLLREADALSPLIVAQDVQVPFEAVRLSDTLEDALNRFLETRYPELPVLDERGEIVGFLRPHQLISEYHRALLRHLQQTPEVEARS
- a CDS encoding DUF4296 domain-containing protein encodes the protein MQKTKRVAIGLLAAGLLLAGCGGDRSETVAVDSTLVDVFVELHLLSARQALVGDVTPAFRDSVLARYGLDSATVARRLQHYARDPEAFRQLYQQIQERLMLEHYGSEATPR
- a CDS encoding mechanosensitive ion channel family protein — encoded protein: MSELFSFQEQDLLYRLALAAAGLVIVFVLVRVSIRLLTRRIDDPDRVYRISRQIRRTGAVVMMGLLLVIFSPRPAELVAILTVVGAGLAIALREALLSVAGWLRIVLVHPYQQGDRIEINGVRGDVIDIRVMRTTLMEIGGWVDADQSTGRLVHIPNAWVFLYPVYNYTQGFRFIWNELSVTVTFRSDWQAARDIMESLARESTAIVERQVAEEIRQMSREFLVHYSILTPFVYVRIVENGIRLTLRYLCEVRKRRGTEHALTVSILEAFRRHGGIELAYPAVQVALPDTPQFGPLPPTDHDAPGTRPPDRPHGT
- a CDS encoding thioredoxin; protein product: MAARNLSDVRGRLRNRRAGLNRLIFGLALLGLLDTTHLWVQQQRQFEEGCFGVASLAPLEKAFDCASVVQSAAGTLLGVSNTIWGALFYAAVALLSALALLRPALHRHRYKLIRAGLLGVGLLYTLYLLYYQAFELATFCALCLVSAGLVLTMAGLQAYELFTFRPATMERPERIRTERLALGGLALAALLLMGADVYLNDALSPKTSTTTAAAATEAQPATQTCSFDTERPPVRYFRDLIMMNDPTAGNPDAKVVVIEYLDPNCPHCKHLHPIMKQVVESYGLQAYFVFKPIPLWQFSIPQVAALYAAAREGKFEAMLEAQFERQRSGGLTLEEILDIAEAIGMDRNELARQINEGVFNEYMQRQSRQASMIGVRGVPTVLINGHFVPGYARTVECLGQLIEQQAKGS
- the deoC gene encoding deoxyribose-phosphate aldolase, with amino-acid sequence MTPQELARLIDHTALKPDTTEARIRTLCEEARRYGFAAVCVNPCFVPLAAELLQGSEVAVCTVVGFPLGANRTAIKAAEAEQAIRDGAAELDMVQNIGLLKSGRLREVLEDIRAVVGVARAARPPAGRDRILVKVILETALLTDAEKETACRLALEAGADFVKTSTGFAGGGATVEDVALMRRVVGDRMGVKASGGIRTRAQAEALVAAGASRLGTSAGVALVQDGASDPESY